One window of Cucurbita pepo subsp. pepo cultivar mu-cu-16 chromosome LG19, ASM280686v2, whole genome shotgun sequence genomic DNA carries:
- the LOC111781967 gene encoding 30S ribosomal protein S5, chloroplastic-like, translating into MASSTLVPIAFHFVRSSPFHRLPIPQLKPFSGVHSALSVAPISSSILSATRVRSSDIDTTFFDTFNPDEDFVYDPPEVPEGFVAPPSFDEGPLESEDEIAAAYEELYGPAYSGVSVLGNDIYVMDSKMKKLGGFGSKIKKDKLRDGFEERVVQVRRVTKVVKGGKQLHFRAIVVVGDKKGQVGVGVGKAKEVISAVQKSAINARRNIVTVPMTKYLTFPHRSEGDYGAAKVMLRPASPGTGVIAGGAVRIVLEMAGVENALGKQIGSNNALNNARATVVAVQKMKQFREVARERGIPMEELWK; encoded by the exons ATGGCTTCTTCAACTCTCGTCCCCATTGCCTTTCATTTCGTACGTTCTTCTCCCTTTCATCGTCTTCCGATTCCTCAATTAAAGCCTTTCTCCGGCGTCCACTCCGCCCTATCCGTAGCCCCAATTTCCTCCTCGATTCTCTCTGCAACTCGAGTCAGATCCTCAGACATTGATACTACCTTCTTTGATACCTTCAATCCCGATGAAGATTTTGTCTACGACCCTCCTGAAGTCCCGGAAGGCTTTGTCGCGCCTCCCTCCTTCGACGAGGGCCCATTAGAATCTGAGGACGAAATTGCCGCCGCTTACGAGGAGCTCTATGGCCCCGCTTACAGTGGAGTTAGTGTTCTGGGAAATGATATTTATGTAATGGATTCTAAGATGAAGAAATTGGGCGGATTCGGCTCAAAGATCAAGAAGGACAAGCTGCGGGATGGGTTCGAAGAGCGGGTTGTGCAAGTTCGGAGGGTCACTAAAGTGGTTAAAGGTGGGAAACAGTTGCATTTTAGGGCAATCGTTGTTGTGGGTGATAAAAAGGGGCAGGTCGGTGTTGGTGTTGGTAAAGCTAAGGAAGTCATCTCCGCTGTCCAGAAATCGGCGATCAATGCTCGCCGGAACATCGTCACTGTCCCCATGACCAAGTACCTCACATTCCCCCACAG GTCGGAGGGAGATTATGGAGCAGCAAAAGTAATGCTGAGGCCTGCTTCTCCTGGTACTGGTGTGATTGCTGGTGGAGCAGTGAGAATCGTCCTCGAAATGGCGGGTGTCGAGAATGCGTTAGGGAAGCAAATTGGAAGTAACAATGCCCTCAACAACGCCAGAGCAACGGTGGTCGCCGTTCAGAAGATGAAACAGTTTCGGGAGGTTGCACGGGAGCGAGGTATCCCCATGGAAGAGTTGTGGAAGTGA
- the LOC111780953 gene encoding VQ motif-containing protein 4-like has protein sequence MKISPRPHQKSTTTTTAAAANGLQPPPPPSPTTRITNRSESANPYPATFVQADTSSFKEVVQMLTGSPETAKQISTPKTHIPPIKSIPKRQHSTFKLYERRNLLNNFQISPVFASLTAGFSPRNYPEILSPTMLDFPTLVLSPVTPLIPDPFRRSQPLNCEPSNNITINPPVDEQAEAKAIREKGFYLHPSPATTPRESEPQLLPLFPVTSPGDQPAPPRSSAS, from the coding sequence ATGAAAATCTCTCCAAGGCCTCATCAAAagtccaccaccaccaccaccgccgccgccgccaatGGGCTTcaaccaccaccgccgccgtctCCAACGACCAGAATCACGAACAGATCCGAATCTGCAAACCCGTACCCGGCCACTTTCGTCCAAGCCGATACCTCCTCTTTCAAAGAAGTAGTTCAAATGCTGACCGGATCGCCCGAAACCGCGAAGCAAATATCCACACCCAAAACCCATATCCCTCCGATTAAATCCATCCCCAAACGCCAACACTCCACGTTCAAGCTGTACGAGCGTAGAAATCTGCTCAATAACTTCCAAATCAGTCCTGTTTTTGCCTCTCTTACTGCCGGATTCTCCCCCAGAAATTACCCCGAAATTCTCTCCCCCACCATGCTGGATTTCCCAACCCTCGTCCTCAGCCCCGTCACGCCGCTCATTCCCGACCCCTTCCGCCGATCGCAGCCGTTGAATTGTGAACCGTCCAACAACATCACTATTAATCCGCCGGTGGATGAACAAGCCGAAGCTAAAGCCATTAGAGAAAAGGGATTTTACTTGCACCCATCGCCGGCCACCACCCCCAGGGAATCGGAGCCGCAGCTCTTGCCTCTGTTTCCAGTCACTTCCCCTGGAGATCAACCAGCTCCACCTCGCTCTTCTGCATCTTGA